Genomic window (Trichomycterus rosablanca isolate fTriRos1 chromosome 16, fTriRos1.hap1, whole genome shotgun sequence):
GCTCGGTTGGAGAAGAGGATGGACCTCTCTTTGCTGTAACACACAGGACAGATCTGCAGCGCATCAGTGTAGGATTGATACGCTTCTGAATACTctgggggggaaaaaaaaacagatacaGTACATGCGTCTGTGAGGTCAGATCAGATTCTACACAGAGATGCTGATTAAATCAAACCAATAAATCAGTCATGAGTCATGTATTATCAAAAGTGAATCATATTAAAATAGAGATCTaaaggataaaatcaggttgGGAAGGTACAGggtaaaagcaaaaaatatcaCAACACATTTGCATGTGTGCCTAAAATAACAGTGGAGtcagaaagtatgtggacccttaatttattttttggcACTCGGTGTTATGAATTGGATTTGGATGAATGCATTTCTCATTTTTACCCAACACACAACCATCAACACTTAATCAGCCAAAGTTTTCACAGTTTTgtttaacaattaaaaaaaaaacctttatgaAACACTTGGTGAGAGCcccaattacagctgcaagtcttcttgAATATGTCTTCACAAGCTCTGTAAaactggatttgggcagtttatatattgtataatattgttttttttttgtgaacaaAGTGTTCATGTGATACAGATTTAGTTTTCAGTGCAGTCAAatacactcactacacacttcATGTGGTACACCTATTTGGTGATACATGCATAAGCTGCAACTACTATACAGGTGAACTTTGCAATGATGAATGTAGCCAATGTGTTGCTCTGTATACTTTCACCTTATATTCCCCATTTATTAACTGCAAGGGACCCCTATGCAGTAATGTTTGGGAGGTGGACCACCCATAGCACtgtagtgttgtgctggtatgcgtctggtgcagcagtgttgttgggattgcaAACATTTCAACGTCAAGCTGAAAACAGCTCTAGTCTCTGACTCTACACAGCCATGATTTCTGATCGGAGTTCTGATCAGTGAAGTACTTTACTGGGTGCAGGATAGGTATAATCTAGACAGGGCTCCAATCCAGTATCAAATATAATTTAAACTGGTCTCACTTGTGGTTTCTACAGCACTACCCAGTTTTGCCTCCCGTTAAAGCTGCTCTTGCTTCCTGCAAAGAGTAAATAAGTAGGAAAAAAACTTCTCTCTTACCCTGATTCTTGAACTGTGCATTTCCCTTCTCCTTTAGTACCATACTCTCTGCTCTTCTGCTCTACacagacaaaaaacaaacaattagCAAAAGAGATTCAAAAAtgacatttccatttgttcacAATGAGACCAGTCTGTGTAAAACATGCTCACCTCTTTCTCTTCCTCTGTTAGGTTCTTCTCTGCTTCTCGCAGGTACTCATCATCAAACTCAGCGGTCTCTGCTGATTCTTCCTTTATTTCTGAATCAAAGTCAGTCCTTTTTTCCTCCTCCCTCATCACACTTTCATACTCATCATCTTCTGGCACACTATTGTCCATTAGTGGCTCTTGGTGCACTTCATCACTGCTTTCTCCACTTGAATCTTTATCCACATCTGGTTTTTCTGTGTCCACTGGATGCTTTGGATATTCCGTAGTTAATTCTGTGTGCTGTCTCTCTCCTGCCTCCTGATCTGGATTTATACTATGTGACGTCTTTGTGGGATTTATGGATGTCTGTTCTGCCAGCGACTTTGTCTCTGTTTGAAGTGATTCCTCGCAGTCGTAGAACTGGTCCTCCTGCTGTTTCATCATGGTCGAGCCATCTGGATGTCCGCCGGTGTCCAAGACCTTTAAAGAATCTGTCATTGCTGCCAGGAGTGACTCAGCTTTGCTTTCCATCAGCAGCTCTGACTTTTATTCTCCCTggacatgttttaaaaaattaactgTCAATGATACATACTTATCAGTCTGACCTTTATCAACATATACATTGTATTACAAAACcacaaacataaaatattcagtacagtacaatgtatTCTGGCAGGCCAGAAACCAAACCCTTCAGGCTGCATTCATGTGGACATTCCAAACAATAATGAAAGACAAACACACAACAACCTACTAcaatttttgtcattttaacaAATTCAAACTAAACATGGGAAAGTTCATGCTTATTTAACATGAAAATGTAAAGAGAAAATAGCATGcagataaataaaagtattaaagtacactgtAGATCTGTACACTCTGTTGCTCATGTTAGTTTTGGACAGTCTGTAAA
Coding sequences:
- the ttc1 gene encoding tetratricopeptide repeat protein 1, whose product is MESKAESLLAAMTDSLKVLDTGGHPDGSTMMKQQEDQFYDCEESLQTETKSLAEQTSINPTKTSHSINPDQEAGERQHTELTTEYPKHPVDTEKPDVDKDSSGESSDEVHQEPLMDNSVPEDDEYESVMREEEKRTDFDSEIKEESAETAEFDDEYLREAEKNLTEEEKESRRAESMVLKEKGNAQFKNQEYSEAYQSYTDALQICPVCYSKERSILFSNRAAARMHLDQKPEAITDCSKAIELNPDYVRAILRRAELYEKTDKLDEALEDYKNVLEKEPGNPTAREACFRLPQQIQERNEKLKEEMLGKLKDLGNMVLRPFGLSTANFQVNQDENTGSYSINFVQKPNNNR